In Nyctibius grandis isolate bNycGra1 chromosome 8, bNycGra1.pri, whole genome shotgun sequence, a single window of DNA contains:
- the NPPC gene encoding C-type natriuretic peptide: MQISPLLAGGLFLALLSVRLEAKPASQLPQKASRGSAAAAGPPVAAAEREKEREKERSSGGGGGGVSGPREAREARAEARSRAGWARLLQDPPGRRHKGLHKKGLGKGCFGLKLDRIGAMSGLGC, from the exons ATGCAGATCTCACCCTTGCTGGCTGGTGGACTTTTCCTCGCTCTGCTCTCCGTCAGGCTGGAGGCGAAGCCGGCGTCTCAGCTCCCACAGAAG GCCTCCCGCGGctcggcagcggcggcgggtCCGCCcgtggcggcggcggagcgggagAAGGAGCGGGAGAAGGAGcggagcagcggcggcggcggcggcggcgtgtCGGGCCCGCGGGAGGCGCGGGAGGCCCGGGCCGAAGCGCGGTCGCGGGCGGGTTGGGCACGGCTGTTACAGGACCCGCCGGGCCGCCGCCATAAAGGTCTCCATAAGAAGGGTTTGGGCAAGGGCTGCTTCGGCCTCAAGTTGGACCGTATCGGCGCCATGAGCGGCCTCGGCTGCTGA